A region from the Arachis ipaensis cultivar K30076 chromosome B01, Araip1.1, whole genome shotgun sequence genome encodes:
- the LOC107627973 gene encoding basic leucine zipper 43 produces MLSTLPSTDPLLPNPFSAAGYANGCFSLWDCPDLFTCSRPTNSPKPVTSSSGSDEPNQPTDEPDRSLDEKPARPYRDMVIDERKRRRMLSNRESARRSRMRKQRHLENLRNQLNKCRVENRELNNRLQFIVHHLNRIRTENQWLRSERTVLWQKLSDFTQILVFQELHPLDHISNIPCMVAMQ; encoded by the coding sequence ATGCTTTCCACTCTCCCTTCTACCGATCCTCTTCTTCCAAATCCGTTCTCAGCCGCCGGCTATGCCAACGGTTGTTTCAGCCTTTGGGACTGCCCGGACCTTTTTACCTGCTCTAGACCAACCAATAGTCCTAAGCCCGTTACTTCGAGTTCCGGTTCTGATGAACCAAACCAACCCACCGACGAACCGGATCGGTCCCTTGACGAAAAACCGGCCAGACCGTACCGTGACATGGTTATTGACGAACGGAAGCGCCGGCGCATGTTATCGAACCGGGAATCAGCCCGGAGGTCGCGGATGCGCAAGCAGAGGCACCTAGAGAACCTACGGAACCAGTTGAACAAGTGTCGGGTCGAAAACCGGGAACTTAACAACCGGTTGCAGTTCATCGTTCATCACTTGAACCGGATCCGAACCGAAAACCAGTGGCTCCGGTCGGAAAGAACCGTGTTGTGGCAAAAACTGTCCGACTTTACTCAAATCTTGGTTTTCCAAGAATTGCATCCTTTGGATCATATTTCTAACATCCCCTGCATGGTGGCCATGCAATAG